Proteins encoded together in one Columba livia isolate bColLiv1 breed racing homer chromosome 3, bColLiv1.pat.W.v2, whole genome shotgun sequence window:
- the PRIM2 gene encoding DNA primase large subunit isoform X3 translates to MQFSSAQARGKHPWLSGDRRQLYPHSLQFYLEPPTENISLVEFESLAIDRLKLLKTVENLGVSYVKNGDQYNSKLESELRKLKFPYKALTDDDYEARRKDHISHFILRLAYCQSEELRRWFLQQEMDLFRYRFSQLTDSLMQKFMEHVDLSFEALKT, encoded by the exons ATGCAGTTCTCCAGCGCCCAAGCGAGAGGGAAGCACCCGTGGCTGTCGGGGGACCGGCGGCAGCTGTACCCTCACAGCCTGCAGTTCTACCTGGAACCCCCCACGGAAAACATCTCGCTGGTGGAGTTTGAGAGTTTGGCCATCGACCGCCTGAAGC tgctgAAAACAGTTGAAAACCTTGGTGTGAGCTATGTAAAAAACGGTGATCAGTACAACAGTAAGCTGGAGTCTGAGCTCCGGAAACTCAAGTTTCCCTACAAA GCCTTGACTGATGATGATTATGAGGCAAGAAGAAAAGACCATATCTCTCATTTCATACTACGCCTTGCTTACTGTCAGTC tGAGGAGCTCAGGCGTTGGTTTCTTCAACAAGAAATGGATCTCTTTCGATATCGTTTCAGTCAACTAACTGACAGTTTAATGCAGAAATTCATGGAACATGTGGACTTATCTTTTGAAGCT CTGAAAACATGA